The DNA segment AACCTGCTtttaactactttaaatcccattacaaattctttttcctgattttcagcactcccattaccctttgtttcccattattacattaaataagagccattaacactccactatcagcacacaactattatcatattaccctcactgtttcattccagaaatacccctgaaaatcctttagtattactgttattactgccccagaccaaaacTGCCTAAACCTTAACAAAATTATCTGAATTAACTGTTTAGCAGttaataaccaattcctaaatcaaacaaacattctgtcCTTTCACTGATAGCTAATTGATCTAACAAacccaatgtctaatagctaCTGGACAAaagctaaattcagattgaacactgaacttgcatATAAACATATTAACACTATACAGAACTCAACAGAacatttcaactgaaattcaaaactgaacaaagagcaacaaatgcaggagcattgtcagtattgacactgCCTGAAACTTAATATTCGGAAATCAATATACATCATTCATCTGACAGACTCATTGAAATATAAACAaggatgatttaattgacgagtgtTAGTCAACTGACTATCTATAACATTTGCCAACAATCAATTTATAAATAGattatttcaatcagcattttcagaaacagaattttataaaataactaatcgacgaacttaatcgagttgattacacacattgtaaacaaacataaccagcagaaacaattcacattttgatcaagtaagcgggtatgagacagaatcatcagaataaacaaacaaaaatatgaaaaattacacagacaactaaaataggcaacaatatatgtaggaaacaaaagaaataggaaaaatacctctgaatctttaattTTACCCGGACTCAGACTCAACTTAGATTCGGAcccttttgaggctgaacagactttattcgaagtattctcaattgagaatacctcgattaaagtctcttagacctcaatccttcacttgaattggaaaaattccaCGATTGGagattttttagggtttcagattctttgatttagggttcgaccaaattctgggcagattcgaagggaaccaaagatgacacaagggtgagggaggccgaggggtcatttggtgttagtttggaacgaatctgagtgagttcatgtttggctcgaaccttcaaaagaagattcgaagaactctgaggtgattcgagccaaacaaacaccagatccataacgaggcaggttaggaggtgctatggtgttaattaAGAAGTCATCGGAGAAGGttgggttttcagaccaaccttcaatcgaagatttGAGTCTATGTggtctgattcgagggaaactaaccccggatccgtaaagagggggttgtgaggagttgagggtgttcaggtggtgaccggcggcgttgttgccgccgggtttcaggcaatggggaattagggcggctagggttagcggTGTGTTTCGGAGatgacgatgaacaggagaggagggggtgtttagttagggggccggggtagggatttggatttatatagggatggggtggattgataaTGACCGTCGGATTAGCCGAGATCAAAGGCCTGGAttaattcacttaaccaaacgatgtcgtttggtttaagttggggggacgggttgaaccgggccatgggtcgggtaggggttacgggtaagggtatgGAATAttagccgttggattgatttaatccaacggccttgaTGAAAGAtggccaaacgacgtcgtttgatttggtcgaattggaccggacaggtgtatttggattgggctgtggggaaattagttttgtttgggcctggatttcagtccaggtcctatttttacttttataaattattttatatttcctaattttaatcctaattataaaaatcctaattaaaattataaaaacaaaattaaccttacaaaaatattaattactttttaacaactatttaacacatagacaaaacgttaatcacacagtgaaacattaaaactagaacaaatgcatatttttatttttttttatcaattattaaatgcataattaaaacctagatatgcatgaaacatgtatttttattttatttttcattttaactACAACAAAGTTACCATTTATGGACataatacaaataattaataaacgccacataaattctaaaaattgcacactaaaaaaaattgttttatattattgatttattttggagtagtttcgtgaggcaaaaatcacgtgctcacaaaggaCTAAGGCTTATAACAGGCTAAATAAGCTAACAAGATCTGACTGTACGAGGGAGTAATGTGAGAATAACTCACATAAGTTGAGATAGGATAAAAGCACCTAGTAGATTTTGAATGCACCACGTAATCTTGCATCCCTAAGGGAGGCTTACTAGGCATGGAGGATTTTTTGACCTGAGTAGGTACAACACTATGTGAGTTAACTGCTGCAATAGGTTCTACAGCATCAACATCTTTTGCAGAATCAAGGTGTGCCTCAGCATGAGTATCAACAAGTGCTGCATTATTTGGGAGGTCACCTGTATGATTTGTAGAATAGTTTGGTATGTTGTGAGGAGCAGCCATAGAAGGAAGAGGAGGTTCCCCCTCAGATGTAACACCAGCTTCATATGGAGGAAAATCAGCACCGAGAGAGGAATCTATAGAAGATAATCTGGGATCTGCACTAATTGGTAAGAGCATATCCAGTATAGGAAAGATAGTGCTAGCAGGAGATAACATATGTTTGAAAGGAAAAATGTCTTCCTGAAAAACAACATTTTTGTTAACAAATAGAGACTTAGAGTTCAAGTCATACCGAACATAACCCTTCTGAGATGAAGAATAGCCCATGAAGACAGCATGTATAGCTCTTGGTGTGAAGTTGTCAACAATTCTGGGACATACTGCATGACATAGACAACTAAAGACCTTTAAGTGTTGTAGTGAAAGAGTATGCAAGCAAAGCAACTCAAATGGTGATTTTTACCCAAGTGTTCTAGATGGCAGCTTGTTGATGAGTTAGACTGCAGTGGTGACACATTCACCCCAAAACCTTAGAGGAACAGCAGCCTGAAACCTGAGAGACCTGGCCATGTCTAAGATAGTTCTGTGTTTCCTCTCAACAATTCTATTGTGTTGAGGAGTTTAGACACATGTACTCTGATGAAAGATCCCAAGACTGGAGAACAACTATTTAAACTCATTACTGAAAAACTCACTACCATCATCAGTCCTTAAGACTTTTATGGAAGCTGAAACATCTtctttatttgagttagaaagcCTCTTAGTACAACTATAACTTCTGATTTGAAGTTGAGCAAAAAAATCCAAGTGTATCTGATATAGTCATCAAATATTGTGATAAAAATACCTCTTACCACTATGAGAGGGAACTCTATAGGGCCCCCATATATCACAATGAACTAAGCCAAATGCAGATTGAGACACTGATGTACTTAGAGGAAAAGGCAATCTAGACTATTTAGAAATTGGGCATACATAACAGTGATAAGTTCATGTCTTTAAGGTACTAAGAGCATTTAACTTCCTTATTACATCAATAGGAGCATGTCCTAATCTCATATGCCATACTATTTCAAAATCAAGTAAGTTGGAGGTGTGAGCACACTTATTTTCTGGTGTTGCAGCAGAATACTGTGATAACCCTCCTTGAAGTATGTACAAACCATGCTCCTCCTCACCAATCCCCTTCACCTAACCACTGTAGAAATTCTGGAAAATGTAGAAGTCAGGGAAGAATGCAATCATGCATTAAAGTTCTTTGGTGAGCTGAGACACTAAGAGCAAGTTGTATCTAAAGTCTAGAATGTATAGCACATTACAGATATTGTTATTTCTAAGTACTGAGGAGGATTCCTTTATGTGATACAGATACTACATTCCCATTAGGTAATTGAACAGTGCATCTCTCTAAGCTGGGGATTGCTTGACAAGAGGTAACAACATCAAGTTGTGAAGTATTATGATTTGAGGCTCTTGTGTCTATAATCCAATTATGCTTGAGATAATTGGACATTAGAGTAATTAGAGTACCTGCATCAGCTAACTTGGTAGATGATTCTAGACCATCTTCATTCCCTTTGGAGAGCATCTGAAGAATTTGTTGGTACTGCTCTCAGGTGAAGAAAGGAACATTTGGAAGTAGTTTTTGTAAATTGAGTCATGTAAGCATGCTGGACTTGATGTATCCCTGATTGAGTTTCTTAAGAGACTTGCTGAGTGCCTACCTCTGCAACATTTGGAAACATTGGACTATTTACACTATTTGCATACACTCCAGAACTATGACCCTTTTTTTCCCCTTTGAAGTCTAATAGATAGCCATGAAGTTTGTAGCAATTCTCCTTTGTGTGCCCCTTATAATGACAGTATTCAGACTGAAACTGATTCTTCTTATACTTGAAGTTTTCACCTGCATTTGTTGGGTTCTTATTACTATAGAATACAACTCCTTCTGTGCCTTCAGTAGTTTGAGTAGTCTGAGTGAAATTAGCCAGACTCCTTTGCTCTTGATCAATCAATAGAGAGTAAGCTTTGTTAATACTAGGAATTGGAGACATCATCATGATCTAGCTCCTTGACTATGAGTAGGACTTATTCAATCCCATCAGAAACTGAAGTAGCATGCGATACTCAAAGTGTTGGGCATATCTTTTAGACTCGAGACATGGACATCTAGTGACAGAGCATTAACGCATCAAATTCATCCCAGAGATCTCTCAATTTGGAGAAGTAGTCAACAATAGACATAGTATCCTGAGTGATGGTATAAATCTATCTATGTAGATACAGAATCCTAGATCCACTTACCTTATTGAATCTCTCCTTTAAGTCCTCCCAAAACTTGTGAGCATTAGAGGCATATACTACACTACTAAGTAAACCTGGCCTTACTGCATTCATTATCCATGAGAGAACTACATCATTAACTTTCTCCCATTGATCATGAAGTTCAGGTTCAATCTTAGATTTAGGAAATCGACCATCTACAAAACCTAACTTGCTCTTCCCTAACAGACCAATCCTCATAGACTTACTCCATAGCGCATAGTTATCTGAACCTTTAAGTTGAAGAGAAATCAGAATACTACCTGGAGTGTGTTTTGGTTGAAGGAAGAGTGGGTGATTGTGGTCAATTGATGGAAATACAGTTGCACCGGTGGTAGAATTGACATTACCAGA comes from the Nicotiana sylvestris chromosome 4, ASM39365v2, whole genome shotgun sequence genome and includes:
- the LOC104233334 gene encoding uncharacterized protein, which gives rise to MAIGEETLGETSFPATTTSGNVNSTTGATVFPSIDHNHPLFLQPKHTPGSILISLQLKGSDNYALWSKSMRIGLLGKSKLGFVDGRFPKSKIEPELHDQWEKVNDVVLSWIMNAVRPGLLSSVVYASNAHKFWEDLKERFNKDTMSIVDYFSKLRDLWDEFDALMLCH